In Pedobacter sp. SL55, the following proteins share a genomic window:
- the infC gene encoding translation initiation factor IF-3, producing the protein MALGRPGFNRGPRPPFKKKEAEHNINEHIRAQEVRLSGDNVEQGIYPLSKALAIADELELDLVEISPNANPPVCRIMDYSKFMYEQKKKQKEIKANAKQTVIKEIRFGPNTNDHDFQFKLKHAIGFLEAGEKVRAYVHFKGRAIVYKEQGEILLLKFAQALEEIGKVELLPKLEGKRMFLTLAPKAAKK; encoded by the coding sequence TTGGCATTAGGAAGACCAGGATTTAACAGGGGACCACGTCCACCTTTTAAGAAAAAAGAAGCAGAACACAATATTAACGAGCACATTCGTGCACAAGAAGTTAGGCTATCTGGGGATAATGTAGAGCAAGGTATTTATCCATTGTCTAAGGCATTGGCAATTGCAGATGAGCTAGAACTTGATTTAGTAGAGATTTCTCCAAATGCTAATCCGCCAGTTTGTCGTATTATGGACTATAGCAAGTTCATGTACGAGCAAAAGAAGAAGCAGAAGGAAATTAAAGCTAATGCTAAACAAACGGTTATTAAAGAAATCCGTTTCGGACCTAACACCAACGACCACGATTTTCAATTCAAATTGAAACACGCTATCGGTTTCTTGGAAGCAGGCGAGAAAGTAAGAGCTTACGTACACTTTAAAGGTAGAGCTATTGTTTACAAAGAACAAGGCGAAATCTTATTGTTGAAATTTGCTCAGGCATTGGAAGAAATAGGTAAAGTAGAACTTTTACCTAAATTAGAAGGCAAGCGTATGTTTTTAACATTAGCACCTAAAGCAGCAAAAAAATAA
- a CDS encoding THUMP-like domain-containing protein, producing the protein MNKNLLQKEVQAYINSNLNADVNKIALSKSPFAEVSSAELANQITAKKKSEKKLPTWFKQENIIYPSSLSVEQTSSEDTAAYKKQLVKGSSLIDITAGFGIDSFYFSHKVNEVYSCEINPELSAISAHNAQILGACNISCLASDGLEYLSNSEKHFGTIYVDPARRNTSGKVFKLADCMPNVVEHLDLLLSKAGRVMIKTSPLLDLKAGLTELTNVSAIHIISVKNECKELLWVIDKGFIGEPKIVCVTLNTNIKQIELPLQDDSNASYLTVLPTEGYLYEPDVALMKSGAFNAIANQLALKKLAKQSHLYFSEEFNGSFIGRIFEITLIFAPNELKKEKKLYGNVIVRNFPEKAENLVKKLKIKPNKETFYIFTQIQQGYIVFYTKIIQHY; encoded by the coding sequence ATGAACAAAAACCTCTTACAAAAGGAAGTGCAAGCCTACATCAATAGCAATTTAAATGCTGATGTAAATAAGATTGCGTTGTCAAAATCTCCTTTTGCAGAGGTAAGTTCGGCTGAGCTGGCCAATCAAATAACGGCTAAAAAGAAATCGGAGAAGAAACTACCTACTTGGTTTAAACAAGAAAACATTATTTACCCAAGCAGTTTGTCTGTGGAACAAACATCATCAGAAGATACAGCAGCCTATAAAAAACAATTGGTTAAAGGCAGTTCGTTAATTGATATTACTGCGGGTTTTGGTATAGATAGTTTTTACTTTTCGCACAAAGTGAATGAAGTTTACAGCTGCGAAATCAATCCCGAGTTATCTGCTATTTCTGCCCATAATGCACAAATTTTAGGAGCTTGTAACATCAGCTGTTTAGCTAGCGATGGATTGGAATATCTGAGTAATTCGGAAAAACATTTCGGCACCATTTACGTAGACCCCGCTCGTAGAAATACAAGTGGCAAAGTATTTAAACTAGCAGATTGTATGCCTAACGTGGTTGAGCATTTAGATTTATTGTTGAGCAAAGCAGGGAGAGTAATGATTAAAACCTCCCCTCTTTTAGATTTGAAAGCCGGCTTAACAGAATTAACAAATGTTTCTGCAATTCACATTATAAGCGTAAAGAACGAATGTAAAGAACTGTTGTGGGTAATTGATAAAGGTTTTATTGGCGAACCGAAGATTGTATGCGTAACATTAAACACAAACATTAAACAAATAGAATTGCCTTTACAAGATGATAGCAATGCTAGTTACTTAACAGTTTTGCCAACTGAAGGATATTTATACGAACCCGACGTGGCTTTAATGAAAAGTGGTGCTTTTAATGCTATTGCAAATCAACTTGCTTTAAAGAAATTAGCAAAGCAAAGCCATTTATATTTTTCTGAAGAATTTAATGGTTCATTTATTGGTCGAATTTTTGAGATTACGTTAATTTTTGCTCCAAATGAACTTAAAAAAGAAAAGAAATTATACGGTAATGTGATCGTAAGAAACTTTCCAGAAAAAGCAGAAAACTTGGTAAAAAAGCTAAAAATAAAGCCCAACAAGGAAACGTTTTATATTTTCACGCAAATACAGCAAGGATATATTGTCTTTTACACAAAAATCATACAGCATTATTAG
- a CDS encoding aspartate kinase has product MQVYKFGGASIKNIEGIKNVTQIIQSFGAKNLLVVVSAMNKTTDKLQELAFAHINGDEKKHQILESIKDFHFEIIGKLFADTKNPIYNDVANTFVEIEWLLEEDAEDSADYLYDQIVSIGELVSSKIIAAYLNQQGTLCVWQDARNYIQTDNNYREANVQWDKTTNEIQKHLPSYLDKGIVLTQGFIGNTSENFTSTLGREGSDYSAAIFSAALDAEKMTIWKDVPGVLNADPKWFDETEKIPQLSYRDAIELTYYGATVIHPKTIKPIQNKGIPLYVRSFIHPEQLGTEISSEATTLPVPSFIFKVNQVLLSISPKDFSFIIEENLSHIFAIFHQNKVKVNTMLNSAISFSVSIDNDEQKIESLINDLSADFKVKYNKDMELVTIRYYNQQTIDRVTENKKVWLEVKSRNTCQMVMKNL; this is encoded by the coding sequence ATGCAAGTATATAAATTTGGTGGTGCTTCCATCAAAAACATAGAAGGAATAAAAAACGTTACTCAAATTATACAATCTTTTGGCGCTAAAAACCTTTTGGTAGTGGTGTCGGCTATGAATAAAACTACCGACAAACTACAAGAACTGGCTTTTGCTCATATCAATGGAGACGAAAAGAAGCACCAAATATTAGAAAGTATTAAAGATTTTCATTTTGAGATCATTGGCAAGTTGTTTGCAGACACTAAAAATCCAATCTATAATGATGTAGCTAACACTTTTGTAGAGATAGAATGGTTGTTAGAAGAAGATGCAGAAGACAGTGCAGATTACTTGTACGATCAAATTGTATCTATTGGCGAATTGGTTTCATCTAAAATTATAGCTGCTTATTTAAACCAACAAGGCACTTTATGTGTTTGGCAAGATGCCCGTAATTATATCCAAACAGATAATAACTATCGTGAAGCTAACGTACAATGGGACAAAACTACTAACGAGATACAAAAGCACTTGCCAAGTTATTTAGATAAAGGAATTGTACTTACTCAAGGATTTATTGGCAATACGAGCGAAAATTTCACTTCTACCTTAGGTCGTGAAGGCTCTGATTATTCTGCTGCCATTTTTAGCGCTGCTTTAGATGCAGAGAAAATGACAATTTGGAAAGATGTTCCCGGTGTGTTAAATGCAGATCCGAAATGGTTTGATGAAACCGAGAAAATTCCGCAGTTATCTTATCGTGATGCCATTGAGTTGACTTATTATGGCGCTACAGTTATCCATCCCAAAACCATTAAACCAATACAAAATAAAGGTATTCCGTTGTATGTAAGGTCGTTTATACATCCAGAACAATTAGGAACCGAAATTAGTAGCGAGGCCACTACCCTTCCAGTACCTTCGTTTATCTTCAAGGTAAATCAAGTTTTATTATCTATTTCTCCAAAAGATTTTTCTTTTATTATTGAAGAGAATTTAAGTCATATCTTCGCCATTTTCCATCAAAACAAAGTGAAGGTAAATACAATGTTGAACTCTGCCATCAGTTTTTCGGTAAGTATAGATAACGATGAGCAAAAAATTGAAAGCTTAATTAACGACCTTTCTGCCGATTTTAAAGTGAAATACAATAAAGACATGGAGCTGGTGACCATACGCTACTATAATCAGCAAACTATAGATAGAGTAACCGAAAACAAGAAAGTTTGGCTAGAAGTAAAGAGTAGAAACACTTGCCAAATGGTAATGAAAAACCTTTAA
- a CDS encoding GxxExxY protein translates to MTENEISYEIRGAIFDVYNNLGPGLLESAYEAALGFELGRRRLLYAKQVPLSMQYESIQLDVCYRLDFLVEDKVIIEIKSVDSLLNVHHKQLITYLKLSGLKLGILVNFNTDEIAKSVFRKVNGF, encoded by the coding sequence ATGACTGAAAATGAAATCTCTTATGAGATACGTGGAGCTATTTTCGACGTATACAATAATCTTGGACCTGGCCTTTTGGAGTCGGCTTATGAGGCTGCTTTAGGATTTGAATTAGGAAGACGAAGACTTTTATATGCCAAACAAGTTCCGTTATCTATGCAGTATGAAAGTATTCAATTGGATGTATGTTATCGGTTAGATTTTCTAGTTGAGGATAAAGTTATCATCGAGATAAAATCTGTTGATAGCTTGCTTAATGTCCATCATAAGCAATTAATTACCTATTTGAAGCTATCTGGATTGAAACTTGGCATATTGGTTAATTTTAATACTGATGAAATTGCTAAGTCTGTTTTCAGGAAAGTGAATGGTTTTTGA
- a CDS encoding RsiV family protein, producing MSATEPLEQKYFFTNGKFALPKSFYVSDKGLVFLYNPYEIKAYAEGVTELVIPFSELSGIAKPQTILTPTQ from the coding sequence ATTAGTGCTACAGAACCTTTAGAACAGAAGTATTTCTTTACTAACGGAAAATTCGCCTTACCTAAAAGTTTTTATGTAAGTGATAAAGGTTTGGTATTTTTATATAATCCATACGAAATTAAAGCTTATGCAGAAGGTGTTACAGAATTAGTAATTCCTTTTTCCGAACTTAGCGGCATCGCTAAACCCCAAACCATCTTAACTCCAACACAATAA
- the rpmI gene encoding 50S ribosomal protein L35, protein MPKMKTNSSAKKRFSLTGTGKIARKNAYKSHILTKKSTKRKRNLTTTSMVNDADMGNVKRMLCIGK, encoded by the coding sequence ATGCCAAAAATGAAAACCAATTCCAGTGCTAAAAAGCGTTTTTCGCTTACTGGAACAGGTAAAATTGCAAGAAAGAACGCCTACAAAAGTCACATCTTAACAAAGAAAAGCACTAAACGTAAGCGTAACTTAACCACCACTAGCATGGTAAATGATGCTGACATGGGCAACGTTAAACGTATGCTTTGCATTGGTAAGTAA
- a CDS encoding PdaC/SigV domain-containing protein: protein MKKIILPLFAISLLWACTSENKEKKVAHVITAENDTLTYRYDSIKVVSNNVVKPEANRQADTANAVVRYPVFENDSLNNYIKSQVFHYFGEDEVPTAFDDIASSFIRGYNEFYLENPGTVQSWYLLIDIKVIRQLHNYVALKYVHSDYAGGAHGNTSISYINFNPKTNKAVTLDSLILPEKKLNY from the coding sequence ATGAAAAAAATCATCTTACCTCTATTTGCGATTAGTCTTTTATGGGCTTGTACCAGCGAGAACAAAGAAAAAAAGGTAGCTCATGTTATTACTGCCGAAAACGACACCCTCACTTATCGCTATGATTCTATCAAAGTGGTAAGTAATAATGTTGTAAAACCAGAGGCGAATAGGCAAGCAGATACCGCCAATGCAGTAGTTAGATATCCAGTATTTGAAAACGACAGCTTAAACAACTATATCAAAAGCCAAGTGTTTCATTATTTTGGAGAAGATGAAGTACCTACCGCTTTTGACGATATTGCCAGTAGCTTTATTAGAGGATACAATGAATTTTATTTAGAAAACCCAGGTACGGTTCAATCATGGTATTTGCTTATAGATATTAAGGTAATTAGGCAATTACATAATTATGTAGCTTTAAAGTACGTCCATTCAGATTACGCAGGTGGCGCACATGGCAATACTTCCATCTCTTATATCAACTTTAACCCAAAAACCAACAAAGCTGTAACGCTAGATTCTCTAATTTTGCCAGAAAAAAAGCTGAATTACTAA
- the rplT gene encoding 50S ribosomal protein L20, translating to MPRSVNVVAARRRRKKVLNMAKGYWGSRSKVFTIAKNTVEKGLQYAYRDRKAKKREFRALWIQRINAGAREYGVSYSQLIGKLAAKNIGLNRKVLADLAMNNKEAFKAVIDAVK from the coding sequence ATGCCTCGTTCGGTAAACGTAGTAGCTGCTAGACGCAGAAGGAAAAAAGTCCTAAATATGGCCAAAGGCTATTGGGGATCAAGAAGCAAGGTTTTTACCATTGCTAAAAACACAGTTGAAAAAGGTTTGCAATATGCATACCGTGACCGTAAAGCTAAGAAAAGAGAATTTCGTGCTTTATGGATCCAACGTATCAACGCTGGTGCTCGTGAGTACGGCGTATCTTACTCTCAACTAATTGGTAAATTAGCTGCAAAAAACATCGGGTTAAACCGTAAAGTTTTAGCTGATTTAGCAATGAACAATAAAGAAGCTTTTAAAGCTGTTATTGATGCAGTAAAATAA
- the thrS gene encoding threonine--tRNA ligase codes for MINITLPDGSVRQYEQGVSAHQIALSISEGLARNVLAAEVNGEVWDSSRSIEADSAVKLLTWNDTQGKSTFWHSSAHLMAEALEALYPGTKFGIGPAIETGFYYDVDFGDREFSSDDFKKIEDKMLELAKQKEVFERKSVSKADAIQYFTEKGDEYKLDLLEGLEDGKITFYTQGQFTDLCRGPHIPNTGVIKAIKLMNVAGAYWRGDETKKQLTRIYGVTFPKASELTEYLHMIEEAKKRDHRKLGKELELFTFSEKVGMGLPMWLPKGTALRERLVQFLTKAQQKAGYEQVITPHIGHKNLYITSGHYEKYGKDSFQPIKTPQEGEEFFLKPMNCPHHCELYKFKPRSYKDLPVRFAEFGTVYRYEQSGELHGLTRVRGFTQDDAHLFCRPDQVKEEFKKVIDLVLHVFKSLGFDNYVAQVSLRDPENKAKYIGSDENWKLAEAAIIEAAEEKGLPTVVEYGEAAFYGPKLDFMVRDALGRKWQLGTIQVDYNLPERFELEYTGSDNQKHRPVMIHRAPFGSMERFVAVLIEHCGGNFPLWLSPEQYIILPISEKYEEYAKKVSEELNNSDIRGLIDFRDEKIGRKIRDAEVKKLPYMLIIGEKEMEEGKVSVRKHGEGDLGSMTLAEFSELINKEITV; via the coding sequence ATGATTAACATTACCTTACCTGACGGCTCGGTACGTCAGTACGAACAGGGCGTAAGTGCCCATCAAATTGCCTTATCAATTTCAGAAGGCTTAGCAAGAAACGTTTTAGCGGCAGAAGTAAATGGAGAAGTTTGGGACAGTTCTCGTTCAATAGAAGCTGATTCTGCGGTTAAACTACTAACTTGGAACGACACACAAGGTAAATCAACTTTTTGGCATTCATCAGCCCACTTAATGGCCGAGGCTTTAGAAGCGCTTTATCCAGGTACTAAATTTGGTATTGGTCCGGCTATCGAAACTGGTTTTTACTACGATGTAGATTTCGGCGACAGAGAGTTTTCATCTGATGATTTCAAGAAAATCGAGGATAAAATGTTGGAATTGGCTAAGCAAAAAGAAGTTTTCGAGCGTAAAAGCGTAAGCAAAGCTGATGCTATCCAATATTTCACAGAAAAAGGCGACGAGTATAAATTAGATTTATTGGAAGGATTGGAAGATGGAAAAATTACTTTCTATACTCAAGGTCAATTCACTGATTTATGCCGTGGCCCGCACATTCCAAATACTGGAGTTATCAAAGCTATTAAGTTGATGAACGTTGCTGGTGCTTACTGGCGTGGCGACGAAACTAAAAAGCAGCTAACTCGTATTTACGGTGTTACTTTTCCTAAAGCAAGTGAGTTAACAGAGTATCTTCACATGATTGAAGAGGCTAAAAAACGTGACCACCGTAAGCTAGGTAAAGAATTAGAACTCTTTACTTTTTCAGAGAAAGTAGGAATGGGCTTGCCAATGTGGTTGCCAAAAGGTACTGCATTGCGTGAGCGTTTAGTTCAGTTCTTAACTAAAGCGCAGCAAAAGGCAGGTTACGAGCAGGTAATTACCCCGCATATAGGTCATAAGAATTTATATATCACTTCTGGTCACTATGAGAAATATGGTAAAGACAGTTTCCAGCCCATAAAAACTCCGCAAGAAGGAGAGGAGTTCTTCTTAAAACCGATGAACTGCCCTCACCACTGTGAGTTGTATAAATTCAAGCCTCGTTCTTACAAAGATTTGCCAGTTCGTTTTGCAGAATTTGGTACAGTTTATCGTTACGAGCAAAGTGGCGAATTACACGGTTTAACTCGTGTACGTGGCTTTACTCAAGATGATGCGCACTTGTTCTGTCGCCCAGATCAGGTTAAAGAAGAATTTAAAAAGGTAATCGATTTAGTGCTTCACGTATTCAAATCCTTAGGTTTTGATAACTACGTGGCGCAGGTTTCACTGCGTGATCCAGAAAATAAAGCGAAATATATCGGTTCTGATGAGAATTGGAAACTAGCCGAAGCTGCAATTATCGAAGCTGCCGAAGAAAAAGGTTTGCCAACTGTAGTAGAATATGGCGAAGCTGCTTTTTACGGGCCAAAATTAGACTTTATGGTACGTGATGCATTGGGTAGAAAATGGCAATTGGGTACTATTCAGGTAGATTACAACTTGCCAGAGCGTTTCGAATTAGAATACACTGGTAGCGATAATCAAAAACATCGTCCGGTAATGATACACCGTGCACCATTTGGTTCTATGGAACGTTTTGTGGCGGTATTGATTGAGCACTGCGGTGGAAATTTCCCATTATGGCTTTCTCCTGAGCAGTACATCATTCTTCCTATTTCAGAAAAATATGAAGAATATGCTAAAAAAGTTTCAGAAGAACTAAATAATTCCGATATTCGCGGTCTAATTGACTTTCGTGATGAGAAAATCGGAAGAAAAATTAGGGATGCTGAAGTTAAAAAGTTGCCTTACATGCTGATAATCGGCGAAAAGGAGATGGAAGAAGGAAAAGTTTCTGTTCGTAAACATGGCGAAGGAGATTTGGGAAGTATGACTTTAGCAGAATTTAGCGAATTAATTAACAAAGAAATAACAGTTTAA